The following are encoded in a window of Halosolutus halophilus genomic DNA:
- a CDS encoding polysaccharide deacetylase family protein, with protein MGSVVISLDAELGWGFHDFTSPPPRRVEAGRRGWSTMLELLGEFDIPATWGVVGHLMLASCDRRHADHPAPEGWFERERTDWRDREDLRFGPDLVEELLESDVDHEFASHSFSHVLFGHPKTDRELADAELERSREIAAEWDQTIDSFIYPRNDIGHRDVLVEQGVTAYRGRTPNRHGARAVFDSTVRDRSFLVEPIVDEYGLVNVPASLFLFGFEGTARTVAESIWTDPMVMVARRGIDEAARSDGIFHMWLHPNNLTHERDDRRMRTILSYLDRKRAETDLAVETIGSIANRINVARGADGTVSPVNRQPMSGY; from the coding sequence GTGGGTAGCGTCGTGATTTCGCTCGATGCCGAACTCGGGTGGGGGTTTCACGATTTCACGTCGCCACCGCCACGACGGGTCGAGGCGGGTCGTCGCGGCTGGTCGACCATGCTGGAGTTGCTGGGAGAGTTCGATATTCCCGCGACCTGGGGCGTCGTCGGCCACCTGATGCTGGCATCCTGTGATCGTCGCCACGCCGACCACCCCGCTCCCGAGGGGTGGTTCGAGCGCGAACGGACCGACTGGCGCGATCGGGAGGACCTCCGGTTCGGTCCCGATCTCGTCGAGGAACTGCTCGAGTCCGACGTCGACCACGAGTTCGCCAGCCACTCGTTCTCCCACGTCCTGTTCGGACACCCGAAGACGGACCGCGAACTCGCGGACGCCGAACTCGAGCGGAGCCGCGAGATTGCGGCCGAGTGGGACCAGACGATCGACTCGTTCATCTATCCGCGCAACGATATCGGCCACCGCGACGTCCTGGTGGAACAGGGGGTCACCGCGTACCGCGGCCGGACGCCGAACCGGCACGGTGCCCGTGCCGTCTTCGATTCGACGGTCCGCGACCGATCGTTCCTCGTCGAACCGATCGTCGACGAGTACGGGCTGGTGAACGTGCCGGCCTCGCTGTTCCTCTTCGGGTTCGAGGGAACGGCGCGGACGGTGGCCGAGTCGATCTGGACGGATCCGATGGTGATGGTCGCACGACGAGGGATCGACGAGGCGGCGCGATCGGACGGGATCTTCCACATGTGGCTCCATCCTAACAATCTCACGCACGAGCGGGACGATCGACGGATGCGGACGATCCTCTCGTATCTCGATCGGAAGCGCGCCGAGACCGACCTCGCCGTCGAAACGATCGGCAGCATCGCGAATCGAATCAACGTCGCCCGTGGGGCCGACGGAACCGTAAGTCCGGTCAACAGACAGCCGATGAGCGGTTATTGA
- a CDS encoding alkaline phosphatase family protein — MGDFSLRTLLVGIDAACDRVLDPFFEAGDLPTLASIYEHGTGGPLESQIPPWTASAWPSLYTGTNPGKHGVFSFLTFEGYDWDVVNATDVRERTLWGLLDRHGFTSVVVNAPVTHPPRSFDGALIPGYTAPEDPACHPDGLLDDVRDAVGEYRVYPDENEDLGTAYTDCVRMRGEAFRYLADRFDPEFGFVQFQATDSIFHEDPDDDDAIASIYREVDRQLAETLETCDPDTVIVASDHGMGPYDGYEFRANQFLRERGDVETVNGGDGMPNWATIRDGNLKQGRDATDRDPGITERAMAAAASVGLTSQRIGAALERLGIDDIVARHVPAGLVSAGATQVDFPASRAYVRSRIELGIRINLAGRDPEGVVPPEEYEAARDRLIEDLRRVRTPDGDPVFETVTRREEYFDGPESDRAVDVVTVPADFDHFLSATLRDEQFGPPAEPWNHKRDGTIAARGEAIDPDASVENAHLFDVAPTVLSTLDVPFDERMDGTPLPVVDSPGSREYPRFDGRESIETADEDVEKRLADLGYLE, encoded by the coding sequence ATGGGTGACTTCTCCCTCCGGACGTTGCTGGTTGGAATCGACGCGGCCTGTGACCGGGTGCTCGATCCGTTTTTCGAAGCCGGCGACCTCCCGACGCTCGCATCGATCTACGAGCACGGCACGGGCGGCCCGCTCGAGTCCCAGATTCCACCGTGGACGGCCTCGGCGTGGCCGTCGCTGTACACGGGGACGAATCCCGGCAAACACGGCGTCTTCAGCTTCCTCACGTTCGAGGGATACGACTGGGACGTGGTCAACGCGACCGACGTGCGCGAGCGCACGCTGTGGGGACTGCTCGATCGACACGGGTTCACGAGCGTCGTCGTCAACGCCCCGGTGACGCACCCGCCGCGATCGTTCGACGGGGCGCTGATTCCGGGGTACACCGCCCCCGAGGACCCGGCGTGCCATCCCGACGGACTGCTCGACGACGTGCGGGACGCCGTCGGCGAGTACCGCGTCTACCCCGACGAGAACGAAGACCTCGGAACAGCCTACACCGACTGCGTGCGGATGCGCGGCGAGGCGTTTCGCTACCTCGCCGATCGGTTCGATCCCGAGTTCGGGTTCGTCCAGTTCCAGGCGACCGACTCGATCTTCCACGAGGACCCGGACGACGACGACGCGATCGCGTCGATCTACCGCGAGGTCGACCGCCAACTCGCCGAGACTCTCGAGACGTGCGATCCGGACACGGTGATCGTCGCCAGCGACCACGGGATGGGGCCGTACGACGGCTACGAGTTCCGCGCGAACCAGTTCCTCCGGGAACGGGGAGACGTCGAGACCGTAAACGGCGGCGACGGGATGCCGAACTGGGCGACGATTCGCGACGGAAACCTCAAGCAGGGGCGAGACGCCACCGATCGCGACCCGGGGATCACCGAGCGCGCGATGGCGGCTGCCGCCAGCGTCGGGCTCACGAGCCAGCGGATCGGGGCCGCCCTCGAACGGCTCGGAATCGACGATATCGTCGCGAGGCACGTCCCTGCGGGGCTGGTCAGCGCGGGCGCGACGCAGGTCGACTTCCCCGCTTCGCGGGCGTACGTGCGATCGCGAATCGAACTCGGAATCCGCATCAACCTCGCGGGGCGCGACCCCGAAGGCGTCGTCCCACCCGAGGAGTACGAGGCCGCCCGCGATCGGCTGATCGAGGACCTGCGACGCGTCAGGACGCCCGACGGAGATCCCGTCTTCGAGACGGTCACCCGCCGCGAGGAGTACTTCGACGGGCCGGAGAGCGATCGGGCCGTCGACGTCGTCACCGTTCCCGCCGACTTCGATCACTTCCTCTCGGCGACGCTGCGCGACGAGCAGTTCGGTCCGCCGGCGGAACCCTGGAACCACAAGCGCGATGGGACGATCGCGGCCCGGGGTGAGGCGATCGATCCCGACGCGAGCGTCGAGAACGCCCACCTCTTCGACGTCGCACCGACCGTGCTGTCGACGCTCGACGTCCCGTTCGACGAGCGGATGGACGGAACGCCGCTCCCCGTCGTCGACTCGCCCGGTTCGAGGGAGTACCCACGGTTCGACGGCCGCGAGTCGATCGAGACGGCGGACGAAGATGTCGAAAAACGACTCGCCGATCTCGGCTACCTCGAGTGA
- a CDS encoding NAD-dependent epimerase/dehydratase family protein, whose product MTTVETKIAAVTGATGFLGTHLCDRLLADGWTVRGLSRPTSDRNGRDDVECYVGDLFDDDAVRSLVDGAYVVFHLAGVGLWSAGPETVARVNRDGTRAVIEACRGRDTGRLVFTSTAGTRRPPTEGAVADESDVADPIGAYQSAKAAAEELVDEYAATGDAVTVHPTSIFGPGDDAFTAQLIAMGVEPTMPAHLPGGLSIVGVDDVVGGLLAAAEHGTTGEHYILGGENLTYDRAVSRIAEYTGGSPARVRVPATAIHAAGPVAEAVRAVADRHVFPFDRQMARLATRRLFYTSRKAHEELGYTYRPIEAHLPETMAWYRSELR is encoded by the coding sequence GTGACCACGGTGGAGACGAAGATCGCGGCCGTCACCGGCGCGACCGGCTTTCTCGGCACCCACCTCTGCGATCGACTGCTCGCGGACGGCTGGACGGTTCGGGGGCTCAGCCGGCCGACGTCGGACCGGAACGGACGCGACGACGTCGAGTGTTACGTCGGCGATCTCTTCGACGACGACGCGGTACGATCGCTCGTGGACGGGGCCTACGTCGTCTTTCACCTCGCGGGCGTCGGGCTCTGGAGCGCCGGCCCCGAGACGGTCGCGCGCGTCAACCGGGACGGCACGCGGGCCGTTATCGAGGCCTGCAGGGGGCGCGATACCGGCCGACTCGTCTTCACGAGCACCGCCGGGACGCGCCGCCCTCCGACCGAGGGTGCGGTCGCCGACGAGAGCGACGTCGCCGACCCGATCGGGGCCTACCAGTCCGCGAAGGCGGCGGCGGAGGAACTCGTCGACGAGTACGCCGCGACCGGCGACGCCGTGACCGTCCATCCGACCTCGATCTTCGGCCCCGGCGACGACGCGTTCACGGCGCAGCTGATCGCGATGGGGGTCGAACCGACGATGCCCGCCCACCTGCCGGGCGGCCTGAGCATCGTCGGGGTCGACGACGTCGTCGGTGGACTGCTGGCGGCCGCGGAGCACGGCACGACCGGCGAGCACTACATTCTCGGCGGCGAGAACCTCACCTACGATCGGGCCGTTTCGCGCATCGCCGAGTACACCGGCGGCTCTCCCGCCCGGGTTCGGGTTCCCGCGACGGCGATCCACGCCGCCGGCCCGGTGGCAGAGGCCGTACGCGCCGTCGCCGATCGTCACGTGTTCCCGTTCGATCGGCAGATGGCACGGCTCGCAACGCGACGGCTCTTTTACACCTCGCGGAAGGCCCACGAGGAACTAGGCTATACCTACCGGCCGATCGAGGCGCACCTCCCCGAGACGATGGCGTGGTACCGATCGGAGTTGCGGTAG
- a CDS encoding GNAT family N-acetyltransferase, with the protein MARDESASRSSGRESTTGSWRNRSTERTPASRDDEDVVVRPYTTADRADVLALYESSGRRQVDAWFRWKYEENPYADGVPMVVAERGGDIVGAVPCFTLAFAAGDRRISVGQPADVEIRPDDRHRGLESRFLERLESHCRSRDFALCTNVASGRDVSTRRALGWEPVGAVPTYYRLQRPTAVLDGGGGRSTHLSRVARPPASIYHRARETLVASPGDVTVNRFADVPVKQFVTLADRATPGALHATRDERFYEWRFRNPLWSIDAYLATRWGEPIAGVIAGTTTERDGTVLTRLFDVAPLASTRHRTDGLRAILERVVADRRDADLLCASGNGMSALVLAQFGFVSDASPPLSWVASPTTQLAVPLATDGGHEWTVAGTAIADPSNWTLTFADRAW; encoded by the coding sequence ATGGCACGGGACGAGTCAGCGAGCAGGTCGTCCGGTCGCGAGTCGACGACCGGGTCCTGGAGGAATCGATCGACCGAACGGACACCCGCTTCGAGGGACGACGAAGACGTCGTCGTCAGACCGTACACGACTGCCGATCGAGCGGACGTCCTCGCGCTGTACGAATCGAGCGGGAGACGACAGGTCGACGCGTGGTTCCGGTGGAAGTACGAGGAGAACCCGTACGCCGACGGCGTCCCGATGGTCGTCGCCGAGCGTGGCGGCGATATCGTCGGCGCTGTGCCGTGTTTCACGCTCGCGTTCGCGGCAGGCGATCGGCGAATCAGCGTGGGACAGCCAGCCGACGTCGAGATCCGGCCCGACGACCGCCACCGGGGGCTCGAGTCGCGGTTCCTCGAACGGCTCGAATCGCACTGCCGGAGCCGTGACTTCGCACTCTGTACGAACGTCGCGAGCGGCAGGGACGTCTCGACGCGTCGAGCACTGGGCTGGGAACCCGTCGGAGCGGTCCCGACGTACTATCGACTGCAGCGACCGACCGCGGTGCTCGACGGCGGGGGCGGGCGATCGACGCACCTCTCGCGCGTGGCCCGTCCGCCGGCTTCGATATATCACCGCGCACGCGAGACGCTGGTCGCGAGCCCGGGGGACGTGACCGTCAACCGGTTCGCCGACGTGCCGGTCAAGCAGTTCGTGACGCTCGCGGACCGGGCGACGCCGGGGGCGCTGCACGCTACCCGCGACGAGCGGTTCTACGAGTGGCGGTTCCGGAACCCGCTCTGGTCGATCGACGCGTACCTCGCGACTCGTTGGGGCGAACCGATCGCGGGAGTGATCGCGGGAACGACGACCGAACGTGACGGCACGGTGCTGACCCGTCTCTTCGACGTCGCACCGCTCGCGTCGACGCGACACCGGACCGACGGACTCCGCGCGATACTCGAGCGGGTCGTCGCGGATCGTCGGGACGCGGACCTCCTCTGTGCGAGCGGGAACGGGATGTCGGCCCTGGTGCTGGCCCAGTTCGGGTTCGTCTCGGACGCGTCGCCCCCGCTCTCGTGGGTCGCCTCGCCGACGACCCAACTGGCAGTTCCGCTCGCCACCGACGGCGGTCACGAGTGGACCGTCGCCGGGACGGCCATCGCCGACCCCTCGAACTGGACGCTCACGTTCGCCGATCGAGCCTGGTAA
- a CDS encoding Gfo/Idh/MocA family protein has translation MSSRLFGRLTDSSALTVGVLGVGNIGMVHLQSALAMPNVAVQAAADTVPENRERAERAGVPRTYDDYVELLEAETLDAAIVALPPFLHADAVSHAADAGVDVFVEKPLARSTEEADELLSVADRGGIAVGVDHTLRYQSDMRGVRRAYEEGRVGHVPYVSMTRLNDSPLGRPPAEDDPPAWPHDPAAAGGGSLYELGIHCFDLLEWIFGDLEIRDAATGHSLDVPVEDAATVLLRSPETETTITLHCGSYQWEELPEVNTRLRLEGVTGTISNDQFLPGNFYASAARAALENVAKRFTGSGPDVYAPTFYLEAHYDALADFCDAIRENETPPIDGADGRRALELAETAYDRVRTDDGTETELSEVMP, from the coding sequence ATGTCATCACGACTTTTCGGCCGGTTGACCGACTCCAGCGCGCTCACGGTCGGCGTGCTGGGGGTCGGGAACATCGGCATGGTTCACCTGCAGTCGGCACTCGCGATGCCGAACGTGGCGGTCCAGGCGGCCGCCGACACCGTGCCGGAGAACCGGGAACGGGCCGAACGAGCCGGTGTGCCGCGAACGTACGACGACTACGTCGAACTCCTCGAAGCCGAGACCCTCGACGCGGCGATCGTGGCCCTCCCGCCGTTCCTCCACGCCGACGCCGTCAGCCACGCTGCCGACGCCGGCGTCGACGTCTTCGTCGAGAAGCCGCTGGCTCGATCGACCGAGGAGGCGGACGAGTTGCTCTCGGTCGCCGATCGTGGGGGGATCGCGGTCGGCGTCGATCACACGCTCCGCTACCAGTCGGACATGCGCGGCGTCAGGCGGGCCTACGAGGAGGGACGCGTCGGCCACGTTCCCTACGTCTCGATGACCCGGCTCAACGACAGCCCGCTCGGTCGGCCGCCCGCCGAGGACGACCCGCCCGCCTGGCCGCACGATCCCGCCGCCGCGGGCGGCGGTTCGCTGTACGAACTCGGGATCCACTGCTTCGATCTCCTCGAGTGGATCTTCGGCGACCTCGAGATCCGCGACGCGGCGACCGGCCACTCGCTCGACGTCCCGGTCGAGGACGCGGCCACGGTCCTCCTCCGATCGCCGGAGACCGAGACCACGATCACCCTGCACTGTGGCTCCTACCAGTGGGAGGAACTCCCCGAAGTGAACACCCGGCTCCGACTCGAGGGGGTTACTGGGACGATCAGCAACGACCAGTTCCTCCCCGGGAACTTCTACGCGAGTGCCGCTCGCGCCGCCCTCGAGAACGTCGCGAAGCGATTCACCGGGAGCGGACCGGACGTATACGCCCCGACGTTCTACCTCGAGGCCCACTACGACGCGCTGGCCGACTTCTGTGACGCGATCCGCGAGAACGAGACGCCGCCGATCGACGGTGCCGACGGACGGCGGGCCCTCGAACTGGCAGAGACGGCCTACGACCGCGTGCGGACGGACGACGGGACGGAAACGGAACTGTCGGAGGTGATGCCGTGA
- a CDS encoding formyltransferase family protein, with the protein MPAYQTMVLQELVDRTDVDISLVVINDETHRLRDRSPFDLFGRARTWGAWLPVGAAIVLTRAVRGPPAYDTPRPFSSVDALADADVVRCSPNWEGDVWRSIPDPVVDEIADRSDVVVRFGFGLLTGRILDAPEHGVLSFHFSDIREYRGRIGALWEFIDDEDSVGVTLQQLTRQVDGGRIVAADDVPIYDRDTYGRIKRRQRTTLMGELLVEGIRNLSDDDFEPTAPDELGTYRSAPTVLEVLRYVRKNGANKIRHGFSRRLDVD; encoded by the coding sequence GTGCCCGCCTATCAGACGATGGTACTCCAGGAACTGGTCGATCGGACCGACGTCGATATCTCTCTCGTCGTCATCAACGACGAGACGCATCGGCTCAGGGACCGATCGCCGTTCGACCTGTTCGGTCGAGCCAGAACCTGGGGGGCGTGGCTCCCAGTGGGGGCCGCCATCGTACTGACGCGTGCCGTCCGCGGTCCACCCGCCTACGACACCCCGCGCCCCTTCTCGTCGGTCGATGCGCTCGCCGACGCAGACGTCGTGCGGTGTTCCCCGAACTGGGAGGGCGATGTTTGGCGATCGATTCCGGACCCGGTCGTCGACGAGATTGCGGACAGATCCGACGTCGTCGTGCGGTTCGGTTTCGGTCTCCTCACGGGGCGAATTCTCGACGCGCCGGAACACGGCGTCCTATCCTTCCACTTCAGCGATATCAGGGAGTACAGAGGCCGAATCGGTGCCCTCTGGGAGTTCATCGACGACGAAGATTCGGTCGGGGTCACCCTACAGCAACTCACGCGGCAGGTCGACGGGGGACGAATCGTCGCCGCAGACGACGTCCCGATCTACGATCGCGATACGTACGGCAGGATCAAACGCCGACAGCGTACGACGCTGATGGGCGAGTTGCTGGTCGAGGGAATCAGAAACCTGAGCGACGACGACTTCGAACCGACTGCGCCGGACGAACTGGGTACGTACCGGTCCGCACCGACCGTTCTCGAAGTCCTCCGGTACGTCCGAAAGAACGGCGCGAACAAGATCCGACACGGATTTTCGCGTCGACTCGACGTCGATTGA
- a CDS encoding alkaline phosphatase family protein: MSGSSQTTERAFVLGLDGVPWRLIEQWSDGGDLPNFARMREEGASGTLESTRPPTTPLAWPSIATGVWPDKHGIYGFQNLSPEYSHEMYTSYDVRQPTLWERVGPAHVGNVPMTYPAREIDGTVVTGMMTPSTDREFTHPPALRDEIADRIPDYEISLDYPDYADRLDEFRDAVEELLAKRRELLRLQMEGAGDDWRLFFFVFTAPDRFQHLVWDEELLLKHYKLLDDLLGEVMAYADDHDADLYVVSDHGFGPIHELVYVNHFLERDGYLFREEDDGTRGALASLGISRDRITDALDRVGISEELIVSTLPRRLVDSVAEQIPGDHALYDVDYDRTTAFVHDAGNVYINDTDRFDDGVVDPGDVPELKRELVALFESVTDDDGTALLEVFDGDELFPTDDASPDLIVNAIDGYEARNSITDEPFGDTGSTTASHRMEGIVLCRGPSIDQGATLRGARVVDVAPTLLHGIGEPVPKNADGRVLFDAFDPDAPPSTTKVERVDVSQREQGDTVDDDFADVEDRLKGLGYME; the protein is encoded by the coding sequence ATGAGCGGATCTTCACAGACGACCGAGCGCGCGTTCGTGCTCGGTCTCGACGGCGTGCCGTGGCGACTCATCGAACAGTGGAGCGACGGCGGCGACCTGCCCAACTTCGCTCGGATGCGCGAGGAAGGGGCGTCCGGGACGCTAGAGAGTACCCGCCCACCGACGACCCCGCTGGCGTGGCCGTCGATCGCGACCGGCGTGTGGCCCGACAAACACGGCATCTACGGGTTCCAGAACCTCTCTCCGGAGTACTCCCACGAGATGTACACGAGTTACGACGTCCGGCAACCGACCCTCTGGGAGCGGGTCGGCCCCGCCCACGTCGGAAACGTCCCGATGACCTACCCCGCACGGGAGATCGACGGGACCGTGGTGACGGGGATGATGACGCCGTCTACGGATCGGGAGTTCACGCATCCGCCCGCCCTCCGCGACGAAATCGCCGACCGGATTCCCGACTACGAGATCAGTCTGGACTACCCCGACTACGCCGATCGACTCGACGAGTTCCGGGACGCCGTCGAGGAACTGCTCGCGAAGCGCCGGGAACTCCTCCGGCTACAGATGGAGGGCGCCGGCGACGACTGGCGACTGTTCTTCTTCGTCTTCACGGCCCCCGATCGCTTCCAGCACCTCGTCTGGGACGAGGAACTGCTGCTCAAACACTACAAACTACTGGACGACCTGCTGGGCGAGGTCATGGCCTACGCGGACGACCACGACGCAGACCTCTACGTGGTCTCCGATCACGGGTTCGGGCCGATCCACGAACTGGTCTACGTCAATCACTTCCTCGAGCGGGACGGCTACCTGTTCCGGGAGGAAGACGACGGCACGCGGGGGGCACTCGCGAGTCTCGGCATCTCGCGCGACCGGATCACCGATGCGCTCGATCGGGTGGGGATCTCCGAAGAACTGATCGTCTCGACGCTCCCGCGGCGACTGGTCGACTCGGTCGCCGAACAGATCCCGGGCGATCACGCGCTTTACGACGTCGACTACGATCGGACCACGGCGTTCGTTCACGACGCCGGCAACGTCTACATCAACGATACGGATCGCTTCGACGACGGGGTCGTCGACCCGGGCGACGTCCCGGAACTCAAGCGCGAACTCGTCGCCCTCTTCGAATCGGTCACCGACGATGACGGGACGGCCCTGCTCGAGGTCTTCGACGGCGACGAGCTGTTCCCCACCGACGACGCCTCTCCCGATCTCATCGTCAACGCCATCGACGGCTACGAGGCACGCAACTCGATCACGGACGAACCGTTCGGCGATACGGGATCGACCACGGCGAGCCACCGCATGGAAGGGATCGTCCTCTGTCGCGGACCGTCGATCGACCAGGGGGCGACGTTGCGCGGCGCACGCGTCGTCGACGTCGCCCCGACCCTGCTGCACGGAATCGGCGAACCGGTCCCGAAGAACGCCGACGGACGGGTGCTGTTCGACGCCTTCGACCCGGACGCGCCCCCGTCGACGACGAAAGTCGAACGCGTCGACGTTTCCCAGCGCGAGCAAGGCGATACGGTCGACGACGACTTTGCCGACGTCGAGGACCGGTTGAAGGGACTCGGCTACATGGAGTAG
- a CDS encoding DUF354 domain-containing protein, translating to MRILVFANTPAHVHLYRNAVARLTDAGHDVLVLTREYACTTALLEYFELPYRVYGTHETARYSKLGFATELGSQLRSIVTETIRFRPDVVFGRGPYAAAAGTISRTPVVLVLDDEPFDFNHTVSRPFADCILSPAVTRRDLGDAHYTFDGFKECAYLHPDVFERDESVRGALGVGPDERYALVRFNALDALHDADLEGFTPRQRRDLIERLADRATVFVSDEGDEMDFDGLPARPYDLHPARIHDAMAEASLVVSDTGTMVTEAALLGTPAYRYRGTDDHEYGEFRELERAGLAEQFDSYARVRDRSLEILADDDAERRWQRRRLAYVGGLVNLTDVLVDVAESRGAIDRLSSATRGSLRARSTSP from the coding sequence ATGCGGATTCTCGTTTTCGCCAATACGCCCGCCCACGTGCATCTGTATCGCAACGCTGTCGCCCGGCTCACGGACGCCGGCCACGACGTGCTCGTCCTGACCCGAGAGTACGCCTGTACGACGGCGTTACTCGAGTACTTCGAACTTCCCTACCGGGTGTACGGAACCCACGAAACGGCCCGCTACTCGAAGCTCGGGTTCGCGACGGAACTGGGGAGCCAACTGCGCTCGATCGTCACCGAGACGATCCGATTTCGACCGGACGTCGTCTTCGGCCGCGGCCCCTACGCGGCGGCCGCCGGAACCATCTCCCGCACCCCCGTCGTGCTCGTCCTCGACGACGAACCGTTCGATTTCAACCACACCGTCTCCCGACCCTTCGCCGACTGTATCCTCTCGCCCGCGGTCACCCGCCGGGACCTCGGCGACGCCCACTACACGTTCGACGGCTTCAAAGAGTGTGCGTATCTCCACCCCGACGTCTTCGAACGGGACGAAAGCGTCCGCGGCGCTCTCGGCGTCGGCCCGGACGAACGGTACGCTCTCGTCCGGTTCAACGCGCTCGACGCCCTCCACGACGCCGATCTCGAGGGCTTCACCCCTCGCCAGCGCCGGGACCTGATCGAACGGCTCGCCGATCGCGCGACCGTCTTCGTCTCCGACGAGGGCGACGAGATGGACTTCGACGGACTGCCGGCCCGGCCGTACGATCTCCACCCGGCGCGGATCCACGACGCGATGGCCGAGGCCTCGCTCGTCGTCTCCGACACCGGGACGATGGTCACCGAGGCAGCACTGCTCGGCACGCCGGCGTACCGCTATCGCGGCACCGACGACCACGAGTACGGCGAGTTTCGAGAACTCGAACGCGCCGGCCTCGCCGAGCAGTTCGATTCCTACGCTCGCGTCCGCGATCGATCGCTCGAGATCCTCGCGGACGACGACGCCGAACGCCGCTGGCAGCGGCGACGACTGGCCTACGTCGGCGGCCTGGTGAACCTGACCGACGTGCTCGTCGACGTCGCCGAATCCCGCGGCGCGATCGATCGGCTCAGTTCGGCGACGCGAGGATCGCTGCGGGCTCGATCGACGTCTCCGTAA
- a CDS encoding formyltransferase family protein, with amino-acid sequence MSDDGLALGILLAEPAMERWAVEAVETAIRTADVSVEQVILPIESESAASNRWKRYATSVFEYGAWTPVLAWHRLVTAPDYLEKVPIENLAWLDDADRVRTRTEPADGIGRRFPDSTVDRIAAADLDVLFRRGFGILEGDVLRTPTHGVLSYHHGNVREYRGRPPAVWEFAHDERTAGITLQRLTPTLDGGEIVVEREIDIADHPTWQAVERALFEASTDMLATACTRLADPAFEPRPPDELGPLYTEPGVVETVRIEFKTATGTVLDRIRS; translated from the coding sequence ATGAGCGACGACGGACTCGCTCTCGGAATCTTGCTGGCCGAACCGGCGATGGAGCGGTGGGCCGTCGAGGCCGTCGAGACGGCGATCCGAACCGCCGACGTCTCGGTCGAACAGGTGATCCTCCCGATCGAGTCGGAGTCGGCCGCCTCGAACCGCTGGAAACGGTACGCGACGTCCGTGTTCGAGTACGGGGCGTGGACCCCCGTGCTCGCCTGGCACCGGCTCGTGACCGCGCCCGACTACCTCGAGAAGGTCCCGATCGAGAACCTCGCGTGGCTCGACGATGCCGATCGCGTTCGTACGCGGACCGAGCCCGCCGACGGGATCGGCCGGCGGTTCCCGGACTCGACCGTCGATCGGATCGCGGCCGCGGACCTCGACGTGCTCTTTCGCCGCGGGTTCGGGATTCTCGAGGGGGACGTCCTCCGGACGCCGACCCACGGCGTGCTCAGTTATCACCACGGAAACGTCAGGGAATATCGGGGTCGCCCGCCCGCAGTCTGGGAATTCGCACACGACGAGCGAACTGCCGGGATCACGCTCCAGCGACTGACGCCGACGCTCGACGGAGGCGAAATCGTCGTCGAACGGGAAATCGACATCGCCGACCACCCGACCTGGCAGGCCGTCGAACGAGCGCTGTTCGAAGCGTCGACCGACATGCTGGCAACCGCGTGCACGCGACTTGCGGACCCCGCGTTCGAACCACGGCCGCCGGACGAACTGGGTCCGTTGTACACGGAGCCAGGAGTGGTCGAGACGGTGCGGATCGAGTTCAAAACCGCGACGGGAACCGTGCTCGATCGCATCAGGTCCTGA